The genomic region AACCAAGCATTTATTGGAATGCTATTATGGAGCATCCATTATTTGAATAGAACATTTATTTTCCCTTTAAGAATGCCCAATAAGAAAAAGAAGATGCCCTTGATTATTACCTTGTCTGCAATGCTGTTTAACTCTGTCAATGGAACTTTAAATGGATACTTTTTAGGGAGTGATTGGATCTTGCATTCTAACTATTTACTATTATTAGGTGGTTTATTATTTGTGTTGGGGATGAGTATCAATATTAAATCCGATAACATACTGTTGTCATTAAGAAAGCCTGGAGAAACCCACTACGTAATACCTAGAGGTTTTTTATTTGATAAGGTAAGCACACCCAATTTATTTGGTGAAATTGTAGAATGGTTTGGTTTTATGTTGATCGTTCCGAG from Flammeovirga agarivorans harbors:
- a CDS encoding phosphatidylethanolamine N-methyltransferase family domain-containing protein; protein product: MNFSENFNLHESINTFSLLWIILGIATFVILFYGKVTAPFGRHTRSDWGPVIPNSLGWFIMEIISPIGLWVGFYFGSDGTMETSNQAFIGMLLWSIHYLNRTFIFPLRMPNKKKKMPLIITLSAMLFNSVNGTLNGYFLGSDWILHSNYLLLLGGLLFVLGMSINIKSDNILLSLRKPGETHYVIPRGFLFDKVSTPNLFGEIVEWFGFMLIVPSFGSLSFLCWTLANLIPRARDHHEWYLSHFDDYPKERKVVFPLIY